The Macrotis lagotis isolate mMagLag1 chromosome 6, bilby.v1.9.chrom.fasta, whole genome shotgun sequence genome includes a window with the following:
- the CCDC168 gene encoding leucine-rich repeat transmembrane protein CCDC168, translating into MEEEAFDILWDYLESWGSVYDWKVVFVITFLVVSFELLFLELCRTCQKKSSKGNIQRESSSDSLEEEENPFLKNLGYENWPCTQLPPERRFGALSKNQLLSSLDPQNTEAIINEMLSGSYNTWSGTSESQLSWPSVSGSRLSFSSEAISSPSVLNLVQRKPPPNHGRFSHVMFESPLNSTSSRKLLPVRKMRVNKNKNVRFSSDHNFFRKSKITVENDDLDWTPCPSAHLYLPRNQIKLLEENLKNQIPSKSQPVLKIKTTYQSSSFAKLNQAPLYPFEKISHKRGKMTPESSFHSYDDNRSKIFVRSQASSQSEVSVQTEIPNQDQDSNQIQNNINIQTSVKVQGFSKFQNSYYEKQEQFTTNFLDQSPPILSLRSDEAVNPHLLNIMKNLNILNSKEELQECSVVPSTCVSISSQRKYKNEMCSTNLKSTMRPRIISLKAKKTPFSHLFNNPYYSTLATKRKLECNIGKTYSIYEMNLWNILPDSALRTLRVSVPNSYIGHYRGRTRVDKLGGTKIKPPSQGQNKKSPEKIYAQKTPQSLKNKCEFKKTADTCTLSSEYSDDKTQQSQDTDIIRANNKENICPPYTTKTEFLALEQVTPQTKYTHQTVLNSISPPKKFSFQVEKANKIHDTKKINYAIDPKTCEMSNLLGKKEPNKTNMYGYDCSRSGKRLKLQKTLHPRVVLKSFLCSIFAPLQSEKQKKREALGEDVDKIIQDQSQEAEVSLSKVKSEPLLDLKGGSSLQTAPSQEEESLIKAQQVECVGPRDCMTQTEYANQQECFTTNKEEQQDQNCLPITISKSQSDKSCIPSLKHTSEETLEKSKKSVCPPSFEEIEGSLESHIKTTDILQAIHTTFLSSPKIKIKYVKIMKDNNNSVCIPLICEEIKQSESKVETEIDSKCRNTTMSNPCPGTMDMQIMEDIKNVIPSPEIKNSEFCGINEIDSNLAKSNTDLKTTTAESVIDVNSSECCVPVCEEINLSLEKQPKSEDSSESNITSKPYSCSGENVKESVAYLVSENIPKSSDHISKSGDAPSDESNSLSLNCEEKVKKSLRTHKTTKNILESIFNFTPSQNSRKMKTVQGKADMNNLHSAVGQLSDSSISLPPEKKSIQTLEDVKKSVCSPICDEIIKSLESHITEAVSNSIDASAHSPCSIKKKSVEVILDLKKKLFSLPIPEETKKSLERYMKTRGVMEPRSTSIPVSLQKKISQFSPNVKKTAFSPPVCGEMQSSLEIRLKIPPKRNLEIDRKTEKLPKEDTLLVKEGHEQIMAHITEEMVSTHPGGRKKNFLKAGDNVVDGNVKSQLSSNSVLDRLTANEKANLIFHFHKKVLELIQGRIHKIVIESYQKLSSLIIPCISKEAHSDRRVFPRCRKLNFIPQEEVDSIEMNLKHKYLMFLFGLPFNNQNSFKKSIPKIITPISAMMYQKCKAKHIEKNMIVIKREVKEKLESHIREKQKLGFSNSLMCSPSQSFIPSLPKNICGPEEGKTVKSVISSLFIEDETRRSLPCHLEEMAAEQKGGIPSKLTKCENATKELFPVSSMNAVIVNKLNVTNYINKNIEQAVAVNMQLRLNQKSLYMPAENKRGSLPLVFQRFTTNDLKKLVIHFLVKTLEVKMNMIPGVVEESIKMVNNQVQRKSRLDSVYPTNKITKSRSTKLPFMEPNCLHQIILNLQHKYLMFLLGLPGEALSPTVAIPPRPKLNKKCKTVNDVGSQIHLSIDKEKLEEHMSFKKQNPYKVPPSIIKSLRSFTVSLWPSEDIPTVLDNRTNSGKNLSLNCSSTVLDFQCLTQKDSESSSRKHPEEEKLNDCFKTSPKINKTTPGPPKATLANIDSSVDSKVSDLQKVKGAEVNVDSDNLKAPFPKSKDSIQIEENVQGSVELKNSPPPSKEKEDIEMHFQTPTVIFRTFKKSWENVPLSEGGPVSQDQKEIYFDIPFKLEEFSSLNKFKTKQVKNKTKPVCQKGNLIPQNNQASAGQNSLISLPYYKTHQHRKRKLHPKINSPYLLSDSSLETQSMTNSLLREERLPRKTWSHLSYPLASLKDSSIRLRCKKSNEKIILSLDKKDEKKHNVELPKEKAMKMDHSCNFTETKKKQKIQEKVYDFDLENLEWHSLNKPKSNLKHQQENNNYFNFRRKNTQPFFYACTLADTPGNKSKTIRWNIPQNTSGHSKFRIPLVAKFSNPEKIWSSSKKFLESVSGPFNLCPVHQK; encoded by the exons ATGGAAGAAGAAGCATTTGATATATTATGGGACTATCTTGAGTCCTGGGGTTCTGTCTATGACTGGAAAGTTGTTTTTGTCATAACCTTCCTGGtcgtttcttttgagctactctTCCTGGAACTTTGTAGGACTTGTCAGAAAAAGAGTTCAAAAGGAAATATCCAGAGGGAAAGCAGCTCAGATTCTTTGGAG gAGGAAGAAAATCCTTTCCTGAAAAACTTGGGATATG AGAACTGGCCATGTACTCAATTACCTCCAGAAAGAAG ATTTGGAGCTTtatcaaaaaatcaacttctttCTTCACTTGACCCCCAGAATACAGAAGCCATCATCAATGAAATGCTTTCAGGTTCATATAATACATGGTCTGGGACTAGTGAAAGTCAATTAAGTTGGCCAAGTGTGAGTGGAAGTCGACTGTCATTTTCAAGTGAAGCTATTTCATCTCCTTCGGTTTTAAATTTAGTACAGAGAAAGCCCCCTCCAAACCATGGGAGATTTTCTCATGTTATGTTTGAATCTCCACTAAACTCCACTTCATCAAGAAAATTATTACCAGTAAGGAAAATGcgtgtaaataaaaataagaatgtacGATTTTCTTCTGATCATAACTTTTTCAGAAAATCCAAGATAACAGTAGAAAATGATGACCTAGACTGGACACCATGCCCTTCAGCTCATTTATATCTTCCTAGAAACCAAATTAAGCTtctagaagagaatttgaaaaatcaaatccCTTCAAAATCTCAGCCTGTATTAAAGATTAAAACTACTTATCAAAGCTCCAGCTTTGCCAAATTGAATCAAGCACCGCTGTACCCATTTGAAAAAATTTCtcataaaagagggaaaatgacCCCAGAGTCATCATTTCATAGCTATGATGATAACAGGTCCAAAATTTTTGTCCGTTCTCAGGCTTCATCACAATCTGAAGTTTCAGTCCAGACTGAAATCCCAAACCAGGACCAAGATAGTAATCAGATCCAAAACAACATAAATATCCAAACTTCAGTAAAAGTCCAAGGGTTTTCAAAGTTCCAGAATTCTTATTATGAGAAGCAGGAACAATTTACAACTAACTTTTTAGATCAAAGTCCACCAATTTTATCTCTGAGAAGTGATGAAGCAGTAAATCCACATTTACTAAATATTATGAAGAAtctaaacattttaaattcaaaggAAGAGCTGCAAGAGTGTTCAGTAGTGCCTAGTACTTGTGTATCTATCTCATCTCAAAGAaagtacaaaaatgaaatgtgttCAACAAACTTGAAAAGTACAATGCGTCCCAGAATTATAAGTCTCAAGGCAAAAAAAACTCCATTTTCACACCTATTTAATAACCCATATTATAGTACATTAGCTACTAAAAGGAAATTGGAATGTAACATTGGAAAAACATATAGTATTTATGAAATGAATCTATGGAACATCTTACCAGATTCAGCCTTGAGAACTCTACGGGTTTCTGTGCCCAACTCATATATTGGTCATTATAGAGGAAGGACAAGGGTAGATAAGTTAGGAGGCACAAAAATCAAACCTCCTTCACAGGGACAGAACAAAAAGTCACCAGAGAAGATATATGCACAGAAAACGCCTCaatcattgaaaaataaatgtgaatttaaaaaaacagcagATACCTGTACACTTAGTTCAGAGTACTCAGATGACAAAACACAACAAAGCCAAGACACTGATATAATCAGAgcaaacaacaaagaaaacattTGCCCACCATATACAACTAAGACAGAATTTCTTGCTTTAGAGCAAGTTACCCCCCAAACCAAGTATACACATCAAACTGTTTTGAATTCTATTTCTCCCCCCAAGAAGTTTTCATTTCAAGttgagaaggcaaataaaatacacgatacaaagaaaataaattatgctATTGACCCAAAGACTTGTGAAATGTCAAATTTACTGGGAAAGAAAGAACCAAATAAAACGAACATGTATGGGTATGACTGTTCCAGATCTGGAAAAAGACTTAAATTACAGAAGACTCTGCATCCAAGAGTGgtattaaaatcttttctctgtTCTATTTTTGCTCCACTTCAAagtgaaaaacagaagaaaagagaagcatTAGGGGAAGACGTGGACAAAATAATACAAGATCAATCTCAAGAAGCAGAGGTGTCATTAAGTAAAGTCAAGAGTGAACCTCTACTTGACTTGAAAGGGGGTTCCAGTCTCCAAACTGCACCCTCCCAAGAAGAAGAATCACTAATTAAGGCACAGCAGGTAGAGTGTGTTGGCCCAAGAGATTGCATGACCCAGACAGAATATGCAAATCAGCAAGAATGTTTCACTACCAATAAGGAGGAGCAGCAGGACCAAAATTGTTTACCAATAACAATTTCAAAATCTCAGAGTGATAAGTCCTGTATACCTTCACTTAAACACACATCAGAAGAAACcttggaaaaatcaaaaaaatcagTATGTCCTCCAAGTTTTGAAGAAATCGAAGGATCACTTGAGAGTCACATAAAAACAACAGATATTTTACAAGCTATCCATACCACTTTTCTCAGTTCCcctaaaattaaaatcaaatatgtaaaaataatgaaagacaataaTAATTCAGTATGTATTCCTCTAATTTGTGAAGAAATCAAACAGTCTGAGTCCAAAGTAGAAACTGAAATTGATTCAAAATGTAGGAACACGACCATGTCCAATCCATGTCCAGGTACAATGGACATGCAAATAATGGAAGACATTAAAAATGTAATACCATCtccagaaataaaaaattctgaattttgtgGAATAAATGAAATTGATTCAAATCTAGCAAAGTCAAATACAGATCTAAAGACAACCACAGCAGAATCAGTAATTGATGTTAACAGTTCAGAGTGTTGTGTTCCAGTTTGTGAAGAAATCAACTTATCTCTTGAGAAACAGCCAAAATCTGAAGACTCTTCAGAATCAAACATTACCTCCAAGCCTTATTCTTGCTcaggagaaaatgtaaaagagTCAGTGGCTTATTTGGTTTCTGAAAACATTCCAAAGTCTTCTGATCACATTTCAAAATCTGGTGATGCACCTTCAGATGAATcaaattcattatctttaaattgtgaagaaaaagtcaaaaagtCCCTTAGAACccataaaacaacaaaaaatattttagaatctaTCTTTAATTTTACACCCAGTCAAAACTCCAGGAAAATGAAAACTGTACAAGGAAAAGCAGACATGAACAATTTACATTCTGCAGTTGGTCAACTTTCAGATTCATCTATTTCCCTtcctcctgaaaaaaaatcaatacaaacaCTAGAAGATGTGAAAAAATCAGTATGTTCTCCGATTTGTGATGAAATCATAAAGTCCTTAGAGTCTCATATCACTGAAGCTGTTTCAAATTCTATAGATGCTTCTGCTCATAGTCCATGCTCcattaaaaagaaatcagtagaAGTCATattggatttgaaaaaaaaattattttctcttccaattcctgaagaaacaaaaaagtctcTTGAACGCTACATGAAAACTAGAGGTGTTATGGAGCCTAGAAGCACATCCATTCCTGtttcacttcaaaaaaaaatatcacaaTTTTCACCAAACGTGAAAAAAACagcattttctcctccagtctgTGGAGAAATGCAGAGTTCCCTTGAGATTCGCCTAAAAATTCCTCCTAAGAGAAACTTGGAAATTGATAGAAAAACAGAGAAGCTTCCTAAGGAGGATACACTTCTTGTGAAAGAGGGTCACGAGCAAATTATGGCACATATCACAGAAGAAATGGTCTCTACACACCCtggtggaagaaagaaaaattttcttaagGCTGGAGACAATGTAGTAGATGGGAACGTCAAATCACAATTATCCTCTAACTCTGTTCTTGATAGGCTCACTGCTAATGAAAAAGcaaatcttatttttcatttccatAAAAAGGTACTTGAATTGATTCAGGGAAGGATCCATAAAATAGTAATTGAATCTTACCAAAAATTATCTTCTCTCATCATACCATGTATTTCAAAAGAAGCTCACAGTGATAGGCGAGTATTTCCAAGATGTAGAAAATTAAACTTTATCCCTCAGGAAGAGGTTGATTCCATAGAGATGAACTTAAAGCACAAATATCTGATGTTTCTTTTTGGACTCCCTTTTAATAACCAGAATTCATTTAAGAAAAGCATTCCAAAGATTATAACTCCAATATCTGCAATGATGTATCAGAAATGTAAGGCTaaacatattgaaaaaaatatgatagttattaaaagagaagttaaggaaaaattagaatcACACATCCGTGAAAAACAGAAACTTGGTTTTTCAAATTCACTCATGTGTTCCCCTTCCCAAAGCTTTATCCCCAGTCTTCCAAAAAACATATGTGgtccagaagaaggaaaaactgTGAAAAGTGTCATCTCTTCACTGTTCATTGAAGATGAAACAAGGAGGAGTTTGCCATGTCATTTGGAAGAAATGGCAGCTGAACAGAAAGGTGGTATTCCCTCAAAATTAACAAAATGTGAGAATGCAACAAAAGAATTATTCCCTGTCAGCAGTATGAATGCAGTGATTGTTAACAAATTAAATGTCACAAATTACATCAATAAAAACATTGAACAAGCTGTGGCGGTCAATATGCAGTTAAGGTTAAATCAAAAGTCTTTATATATGCCTGCTGAAAATAAGAGAGGATCGCTGCCTCTAGTTTTCCAGAGATTCACAaccaatgatttaaaaaaacttgttATACATTTTTTAGTGAAAACATTAGAGGTCAAAATGAATATGATTCCTGGAGTAGTGGAAGAATCCATTAAAATGGTAAATAATCAGGTCCAAAGAAAATCTCGATTAGACTCAGTTTATCctactaataaaatcacaaagTCAAGGAGCACAAAATTGCCATTTATGGAGCCCAATTGTCTTCatcaaataattcttaatttaCAACACAAATATCTTATGTTTCTCTTGGGTCTTCCTGGTGAGGCATTGTCCCCCACAGTAGCTATTCCCCCTAGACCTAAGCTTAATAAAAAATGTAAGACTGTAAATGATGTTGGAAGTCAAATTCACTTGTCTATTGataaagagaaattagaagaacACATGTCTTTCAAAAAGCAGAACCCCTATAAAGTGCCTCCATCAATTATAAAATCACTGAGGTCATTTACAGTATCACTTTGGCCTTCTGAAGACATTCCTACAGTATTGGACAACAGGACAAATTCAGGAAAAAACCTTTCTCTTAATTGCTCCAGCACTGTTCTTGACTTTCAGTGTTTAACACAGAAAGATAGTGAATCTTCCTCTAGAAAACATCCAGAAGAAGAGAAACTCAATGACTGTTTCAAAACATCTCCAAAGATAAACAAAACTACCCCTGGTCCTCCAAAAGCTACACTAGCAAATATTGATAGCTCTGTGGACTCAAAAGTATCTGACCTTCAGAAAGTGAAGGGAGCTGAAGTAAATGTTGATAGTGATAACTTAAAAGCCCCCTTTCCCAAGTCTAAAGATTCCATTCAAATTGAGGAAAACGTCCAGGGATCTGTTGAATTAAAGAACTCTCCACCTccttccaaggaaaaagaagaTATAGAAATGCATTTCCAGACACCAACTGTGATCtttaggacttttaaaaaatcctggGAAAATGTACCTTTATCAGAAGGTGGTCCTGTAAGCCAGGAtcagaaggaaatatattttgacaTTCCATTTAAGTTAGAGGAATTCAGTTCTTTGAACAAATTCAAGACAAAACAAGTCAAGAATAAAACAAAGCCAGTTTGCCAGAAAGGAAATTTAATTCCTCAAAATAATCAAGCTTCTGCAGGGCAAAACTCCCTTATATCACTACCTTACTATAAAACTCATCAacatagaaaaaggaaattgcaCCCTAAAATTAATTCACCTTATTTGTTGTCAGATAGCTCATTAGAAACTCAATCCATGACAAATTCATTACTCAGAGAAGAGAGGCTTCCAAGGAAGACATGGAGTCATTTAAGCTATCCGTTGGCTTCCCTAAAAGACTCAAGCATCAGACTGAGATGCAAAAAAAGTAATGAGAAAATTATTCTAAGTTTggacaaaaaagatgaaaagaagcaTAATGTTGAACTGCCCAAAGAGAAGGCTATGAAAATGGATCATTCTTGCAATTTTACAGAGactaaaaagaaacagaaaatacaaGAGAAAGTATATGACTTTGATTTAGAAAATCTAGAATGGCATTCTTTAAATAAAcctaaatcaaatttaaaacatCAGCAGGAAAAtaataactattttaattttagGAGAAAAAACACCCAACCTTTTTTTTATGCCTGCACACTAGCAGATACTCCAGGGAACAAATCTAAGACTATTCGCTGGAATATCCCCCAAAATACTTCTGGACACAGTAAGTTTAGAATTCCCTTGGTAGCAAAGTTTTCAAATCCAGAGAAAATATGGAGTTCATCAAAGAAGTTTTTGGAGTCAGTCTCAGGGCCCTTTAACTTATGCCCAGTCCATCAAAAATGA